A genomic window from Lotus japonicus ecotype B-129 chromosome 1, LjGifu_v1.2 includes:
- the LOC130731497 gene encoding protein FAR1-RELATED SEQUENCE 5-like, with protein sequence MLGCEKHGKYVPYRDPDLVEGTRSQKIGCPFRLKGRPRKNGIDRDWRLKVMEGIHNHEPARSLLGHNFVGRLKPGEKEQVEKMTRSWVPPRKMLLTLKENNPSNLTTISQIYGVCKRLRKSLRGGLTEMQHLLKKLDGDKYVHFERHEPGSEVIRDVFWAHPNAIKLFNTFPYVVIMDCTYKTNKYAIPLLEIVGLTSTDKTYSIAFCYIVNEGTDDYVWALECMKSLLADQAMLPKVIVTDRDLALLSAAKQSLPNTTHLLCL encoded by the coding sequence atgttggggtgcgagaagcatggtaaatatgttccttatagagaccctgaccttgttgaagggacgagatcacaaaagataggttgtccttttagactaaaaggacgacctaggaaaaatggcatagatagagattggcggctaaaggtgatggaaggtatacacaaccatgaaccagctaggtcactacttgggcacaattttgttggtcgtctaaaacccggagagaaggagcaagtggaaaaaatgacaaggagttgggttccaccgagaaagatgttgttgactttgaaggaaaacaatccttcaaacttgactaccatatctcagatttatggtgtttgcaagaggttaagaaaatccctccgcgggggattgacagaaatgcaacacttgttgaagaagttggacggtgacaagtatgtccactttgaaagacatgagcctggatcggaagtcattagagatgtattttgggctcatccaaatgctatcaaactgttcaacacattcccgtatgtagtgattatggattgcacatacaagacaaacaaatatgcaattcccttgcttgagattgttggactgacttccacagataagacatactccatagccttttgctacattgttaatgagggcacagatgactacgtttgggcactggagtgtatgaagtctctattagctgatcaagccatgttgcctaaggtgattgttactgacagggatcttgccttattgagtgctgctaagcaaagccttcctaacactacacatttattatgcttgtga
- the LOC130732775 gene encoding uncharacterized protein LOC130732775, translating to MWSRHVVNALHSRLTLPSGDPATDDKWMQLPEMGYLVATRFQVVFISISSTGCWSYLPLRGEGPPDVHHVIVVGHVINHFVQLHLTPGHSMPPIALQWERYVDPTSVSWCAPYGTRLGRFTSEFEAWLVTFGVPLSHQSYVDITSD from the exons atgtggTCCAGACATGTGGTTAATGCTTTACATTCCCGACTCACTCTTCCTTCTGGTGATCCGGCTACCGATgataaatggatgcaactgccagagatgggataccttgtagcaaccaggttccaagtGGTTTTCATATCCATCTCCTCTACGGGTTGTTGGTCATACCTTCCACTAAGAGGAGAAGGTCCACCGGATGTACATCATGTTATAGTTGTTGgtcatgtgataaatcactttgtacag ctccatctaactcctggacattctatgccgccaattgctctccagtggGAACGGTATGTTGATCCTACATCAGTAAGCTGGTGCGCCCCATATGGTACACGTTTAGGCAGATTCACATCAGAATTCGAAGCTTggcttgttacttttggtgttcctcttagtcaccaaagctatgtagacatcacctcagattga